A section of the Gloeobacter violaceus PCC 7421 genome encodes:
- a CDS encoding glycosyltransferase family 2 protein, giving the protein MRKPTVCLIVSPRERFSYTRESLESLYTHTDYPFKLVYVDGGSPEPVQRYLQQQAALRGFELIRTAHYLAPNQARNLGLARCGDSDYVVFVDNDIQVTPGWLERLVDCAETTGAAVVGPLVCIGTPGEERVHLAGGEARILQQTGEDGRDERRIHEKHYFVNRPLAEVLGKTARRPCEFAEFHCVLVRASLMGRLGPLDEKLLSTREHIDFCLTVQQAGGSIWVEPDSVVTYVPGPPFDWSDLSYFLLRWSDAWELASLKHFRKKWGLAKDKYFQKRLDRLGHRRHQAFLRPLVRALSLGGEYDAELEAMLSEMEKQLNRYLTDRLGASATVPPAPVPTAAAAQE; this is encoded by the coding sequence ATGCGCAAGCCAACTGTCTGTCTTATCGTCTCGCCGCGCGAGCGCTTCAGCTACACGCGCGAGTCGCTCGAAAGCCTCTATACCCACACGGACTACCCTTTCAAGCTCGTCTACGTCGACGGCGGCTCCCCCGAGCCGGTGCAGCGCTACTTGCAACAGCAAGCCGCCCTTCGTGGGTTTGAACTGATTCGCACCGCACACTACCTGGCCCCCAACCAGGCGCGCAACCTGGGCCTGGCCCGCTGCGGCGACAGCGATTACGTCGTATTTGTCGATAACGACATTCAGGTCACCCCGGGCTGGCTGGAGCGGCTGGTCGACTGCGCCGAGACCACCGGTGCCGCCGTGGTCGGTCCGCTCGTCTGCATCGGCACTCCCGGCGAGGAGCGCGTGCACCTGGCGGGCGGCGAAGCGCGCATCCTCCAGCAAACCGGTGAAGACGGCCGCGACGAGCGCCGCATCCACGAAAAGCACTACTTCGTCAACCGGCCCCTCGCCGAGGTGCTGGGCAAGACCGCCCGTCGCCCCTGCGAATTTGCCGAATTTCACTGCGTGCTGGTGCGCGCCTCGCTGATGGGCCGCCTCGGTCCCCTCGACGAAAAGTTACTCAGCACCCGCGAGCACATCGATTTTTGTCTGACGGTGCAGCAGGCGGGGGGCAGCATCTGGGTGGAGCCCGACTCGGTGGTGACCTACGTGCCGGGACCGCCCTTCGACTGGTCGGATCTGTCCTACTTCCTGCTGCGCTGGAGCGACGCCTGGGAACTGGCGAGCCTCAAGCATTTTCGCAAGAAGTGGGGCCTGGCTAAGGACAAGTACTTTCAAAAGCGCCTCGACCGCCTCGGCCACCGGCGCCACCAGGCGTTCTTGCGCCCGCTGGTGCGCGCCCTGAGCCTCGGCGGCGAGTACGACGCCGAACTGGAGGCGATGCTCTCTGAGATGGAGAAGCAGCTCAACCGCTACCTCACCGACCGCCTGGGTGCGTCCGCTACTGTACCACCCGCGCCGGTACCGACTGCCGCTGCGGCCCAGGAGTAA
- a CDS encoding ABC transporter ATP-binding protein, whose protein sequence is MHLRVPKLNLPGFGRILRCFWPEIRKQKLLLAGSFSALIAETALRLLEPWPLKYIFDTVILPQSGAVLPAPLAGAEPTVVLTALALGLVAIAALRAGAAYLAVVGMSLVATQVMSEVRARLYSQIQRLSLAFHSRHKSGDLIARVTSDTERLREVTVTAALPLLTNFLTLFGMLAVMFWLNFELALLAAAILPVFLVSTVRLTGRIHKVARTQRRREGAMAASAAESIGAIKVVQALSLQGLLERSFKRDNLKSLKEGERAQQLAAGLERTVELLVGAAIALVLWRGAQLVLERALTPGDLLVFVTYLKTAFKPMRYLAKYTGQIAKATASGERVVEVIDSVPDVRDLPGAVEAPPLTGAIRFEGVSFGYQPGSPILEDLDFTIAPGERIALVGPSGGGKSTLASLILRLYDPSAGRVLIDGHDARSYKLDSLRRQVSIVLQESVLFAVSVRDNIAYGAPGTTGVEVEAAARLANAHSFIEALPQGYDTILGERGASLSGGQRQRIAIARAAVRRSPIVVLDEPTVGLDGASEQAVNEALERLTQGRTTILISHDLQAACSAERIFFIEAGRLVEQGSHTELLRAGGRYAALYRCQVPAAASGKP, encoded by the coding sequence ATGCACCTGCGCGTTCCCAAGCTGAACCTGCCGGGTTTTGGCCGCATCCTGCGCTGCTTCTGGCCTGAGATCCGCAAGCAAAAACTGCTGCTTGCCGGGTCGTTTAGTGCCCTGATCGCCGAGACCGCCCTGCGGCTGTTGGAACCGTGGCCGCTGAAGTACATCTTCGACACGGTGATCCTGCCCCAATCGGGTGCTGTGCTCCCGGCTCCCCTGGCCGGGGCCGAACCGACGGTGGTGCTCACCGCCCTTGCCCTCGGCCTGGTGGCGATCGCCGCCCTCCGGGCCGGGGCTGCCTACCTGGCGGTGGTCGGCATGTCGCTGGTGGCCACCCAGGTGATGAGCGAGGTGCGCGCCCGGCTCTACAGCCAGATCCAGCGCCTCTCCCTCGCTTTTCATAGCCGCCACAAAAGCGGAGATCTGATCGCCCGGGTCACCAGCGACACCGAACGGCTGCGGGAGGTGACCGTCACCGCGGCACTGCCTTTGCTCACCAACTTTCTGACCCTCTTCGGGATGCTCGCGGTGATGTTCTGGCTCAACTTCGAGCTGGCCCTGCTCGCCGCCGCCATCTTGCCGGTGTTTTTAGTCTCGACGGTGCGCCTCACCGGCCGCATCCACAAAGTCGCCCGTACCCAGCGCCGCCGCGAAGGGGCGATGGCCGCGAGCGCCGCCGAGTCGATCGGCGCCATCAAGGTGGTGCAGGCCCTCTCGCTGCAGGGGCTGTTGGAGCGCTCCTTCAAACGCGACAACCTCAAAAGTCTCAAAGAGGGCGAGCGCGCCCAGCAACTGGCGGCGGGGCTGGAGCGCACCGTCGAACTGTTGGTCGGGGCGGCCATCGCCCTGGTGCTCTGGCGCGGAGCGCAACTGGTGCTGGAGCGCGCCCTCACCCCCGGCGATCTGCTGGTTTTTGTCACCTACTTGAAGACGGCCTTCAAGCCGATGCGCTACCTGGCCAAGTACACCGGTCAGATCGCCAAGGCCACCGCCTCCGGCGAGCGGGTGGTCGAAGTGATCGACAGCGTCCCGGACGTCCGGGATCTGCCGGGGGCCGTCGAAGCCCCGCCCCTTACCGGGGCGATCCGCTTCGAGGGGGTGAGCTTCGGCTACCAGCCGGGCAGTCCAATCCTCGAAGATCTCGATTTCACGATCGCCCCGGGTGAACGCATCGCCCTGGTCGGTCCCTCCGGCGGCGGCAAATCGACCCTGGCAAGCCTGATCTTGCGCCTCTACGACCCGAGCGCCGGACGGGTGCTCATCGACGGACACGACGCGCGCAGCTACAAGCTCGATTCGTTGCGCCGCCAGGTGAGCATCGTCCTGCAGGAGAGCGTGCTCTTCGCGGTGAGCGTGCGCGACAACATCGCCTACGGCGCCCCCGGCACCACCGGCGTGGAGGTCGAAGCGGCCGCCCGCCTCGCCAACGCCCACAGCTTCATCGAAGCGCTTCCCCAGGGCTACGACACGATCCTGGGCGAGCGGGGCGCCAGCCTCTCCGGCGGCCAGCGCCAGCGCATCGCCATCGCCCGCGCCGCCGTGCGCCGCTCACCCATCGTCGTGCTCGACGAACCGACCGTCGGCCTGGACGGTGCCAGCGAGCAGGCGGTCAACGAAGCGCTCGAACGCCTCACCCAAGGCCGCACGACCATTCTGATCTCCCACGACCTGCAGGCAGCCTGCAGCGCCGAACGGATTTTCTTTATCGAAGCGGGCCGGCTCGTCGAGCAGGGCAGCCACACAGAACTGTTGCGCGCGGGCGGGCGCTACGCCGCCCTCTACCGGTGTCAGGTGCCGGCCGCCGCCTCGGGCAAGCCCTGA